GTCTTCTACAAGTTCGTCCAGACCGGGCGCAACCACTTCAACGCGGCCTTCTGCGTGGGCACCAACGTCATCTACCGCCGCGCGGCCGTCGACGACATCGGCGGGATCTACACCGACTCCAAGTCCGAGGACGTCTGGACCTCGCTGATGCTGCACGAGCGGGGCTGGCGCACGATCTACATCCCGACCGAGCTCGCCGTGGGCGACGCCCCCGAGACGATCGAGGCCTACACCAAGCAGCAGCTCCGCTGGGCCACCGGCGGGTTCGAGATCATGCTGACCCACAACCCGTTGAGCCCGCGGCGCAAGCTGAGCATGGACCAGCGGCTGATGTACCTCGTGACGGCGACCCACTACCTGACCGGCATCGCCCCCGGGCTGCTGCTGCTCGTGCCGCCGCTGGAGATCTTCTTCGACCTGCGCCCGGTGAACCTCGACATCACCATCACGACCTGGCTGCTCTACTACGCCGGCTTCTACCTGATGCAGATCCTGCTCGCCTTCTACACCCTCGGCTCGTTCCGCTGGGAGGTGCTGATGCTGGCCGCCGTGTCGTTCCCGATCTACCTGCAGGCCCTGTTCAACGCCTTCGTGGGCAAGGAGCAGAAGTGGCACGTCACCGGCAGCAAGACCAAGCCGGAGTCGCCGTTCAACTTCATCATCCCGCAGGTGCTGACCTTCGTCTTCCTGGCGCTGACCTCGGTGGTCGCCATCTGGCGCGACACCGACAACAGCCAGCTGACGCTGGCCACCGCCTGGAACGTGACCAACACCGCGATCCTCGCCGTGTTCATGGTCGTGGCGTTCCGCGAGTCCTGGCGCAACAACCACCCGGCCCCCGTGGCCGCGACCGGGCCCGCGCCCGGCTGGGACCTCGTCGAGGCACCCCCGACCGAGGTGCGCCAGCCCGAGCCGGCGCTGCACGGCGCCCCCGCCCTCGCCACCTCGCCCACCCCCCGCCGCGAGCTGTCCGACGCTCACACCCAGAAAGAGGTCGTCGCATGACCTGGACCAACCGCTTCCGTCTCCTCGGCGGGCTGCTGGGCGTCATCGCGCTCGTGGCCGTCCTGACCATCGTCTTCAACCAGCGCCAGACCCAGGCGCAGAGCCAGACCGCCACCATCAACACCGACGCCTACGACGTGGGCGCGGGCTACGGCGGCACCGTGACGAAGCAGTACGTCGAGGAGAACGACTCCGTCGCCGTGGGCGACAAGCTGTTCACCATGCAGAGCCCGGCCATGCAGCAGGACGTGGCCAACAAGGTCAAGGTCAAGGACACCGAGGCCTACGACGTCAACACGAAGAAGGGCACCGTCACCTACAAGGCGACCGTGGCCGGCCAGGTCGACCAGCTGGGCGCCAAGCTCGGCACCACCCTCACCGGTGGCCAGTCGTTCGCCCGGATCACCGTGACCGGGTCCCAGTACGTCGAGGCGCAGTTCCTGCTGACGCCGCGGGACTACGAGCGGGTCCAGACCGGCGCGCCGGTGTCGATCCTGCTGCCGAACAACCAGAAGATCGCCGGCTCGGTCAGCACCATCAAGGTCGCCACCGACCAGGGCAACGCCGCCGCGAAGATCCGCGTCGACAGCCCCGAGCTGGAGAACGCCGCGCTGAGCACGCTCACCCGCAGCGGCACCCCGGTGATCGCCACCGTCCGGCTGCGCGACGACGGCCCGCTGGCCGGCACCAGCGACGCCGTCTTCGGCTTCCTCCGCCAGATCGGGCTGCAGTAGTGCGGCGCCCGCCCCACCGCGCCGCTGCCCCTGACACCGCTGCCCCCGGCGGGCCCGCCGCGGGCCTGCGCCACGCCGCCCTCGCCCTGACCGTCGCCCTCGCGGTGGCGGTCGGGGGGTCGGCCTGCACCCCCGGCACCCCGGACGGGACCGACCCGCCGACGCCCAGCACGGACGCGTCGTCGACGCCGGTGTTCCCGCGCACCGAGGTGGCGCCCCTGGTGGACGCGGTGACGCACCGGACCGTCAAGCCGCTCGCGACGAAGCGGCTGGCCGGGGGCCTGGTGCCGCCCACCAACCGGTGGTTCTCGGGCCTGGTGTTCGGGGAGCAGCCGCAGCCGGTCTTCCCGCTGCCGCTGTCCTTCGGGCTGACCGGGAAGGGCTTCGCCTTCGGCCAGCCGACGGTCACCACCACCGCCAAGAACATCGCGGGCGGCTTCAAGCCGGACGTGGACGTCGACCTCGGCGCGGCGAGCACCGTCGTGAGCGGCTACGACGCCCTGACCGTGACGCTGGCGAGCACCGACACCGGCGGGAAGGTCCTCGGTCACACCACCATCGCCGAGGGGTCACCCTTCGTGACCTACACCGCGGCGGAGGCCGGCACGCTGACCAGCGCCCTGCCGTTCACCGCTGAGGGTGACCACTTCACCGCGACGGCGGGGGGCGTCGGCTACGGCCTCGTCGTGCACGACGGCTCCGTCGAGAACGGCACCGTCGCGCTCGAGCAGGACGGCACCGCCACGTTCTTCGTGGTCCCCGCCGACGGCTCGGCCGCCGCGCTCGCGGCCCTGGCGGCCGACCCCGTGACGGGCGGCAGCCTGGGCTACGCGGTGGACGGCGACGAGGTGTCGACGTCACTGACCTACACCACCGGCGGCCGCACCGCGTTCGCGGCGATGCCGCACCAGCAGGCGACCCTCGACCCGGCCCTCGCCTGCGACCTCGGCACCTACCCCAGCATCTACGGCACGCTGAAGGTCTGCTCGGGCACGACGCTCGCCTGGACCGTGCCCCGCTCCCCCGCCACCGGCGAGCTCGACCTCGGCGCGCTTGACGCCGACGAGCGGACGGAGCTCGCGACGCAGGTCGAGGCCGACGTCGAGGCCACCCCGGCCTTCCCCGCCGACACCTACTTCGGCGGCAAGGCCCTGTACCGCGCGGCCATGCTGTACCGGCTGGCCCGCCAGCTGGGCGAGGAGGACGCCGCGGCACGGATCAAGACGCGGCTGACCGACACGCTCGCGCAGTGGACCGACCCGCAGGGCTGCGCGACCCGGACCTCCTTCTGCTTCGTCTACGACGAGCAGGCCCACGGGCTGGTCGGCCTGACCCCGTCCTTCGGGTCGGACGAGTTCAACGACCACCACTTCCACTACGGCTACTTCCTCTACGCGGCGGGGGTGCTGGCCCAGGACGACTCGGAGCTGGCCACCCGGTACGCGCCGGTCATGGACCTGCTCGCCGCCGACCTCGCCTCCTCGGCCGGCAACGGGGCGTTCCCGGACCAGCGGGTCTTCGACGCCTACGCCAGCCACTCCTGGGCCTCGGGCACGTCGCCGTTCGCCGACGGGAACAACCAGGAGTCCAGCTCGGAGGCCGTCACCGCCTGGACCGGCCTGGCGCTCTGGGCGCGGGCCAGCGGCAACGCCGGCCTGGCGACGGAGGCGGACTGGCTGCTGTCCAGCGAGGCCCACTCCGGGCTGGCCTACTGGACGAACGTCGACCGCGGCCAGCCCGTGTACGACGGCTTCGACCACCAGGTGGTGTCCCTCAACTGGGGCGGCAAGCGCGACTACGGCACCTGGTTCTCGGCCGAGCCCGCCGCCATGCTGGGCATCCTCGTCATCCCGATGAGCCCGGCGTCGACCTACCTGGCCGGCGACCCGGCGCAGATCGAGGCCAACGTGGCCGAGGCCACGAGCGGGACGTTCGACCAGAAGTTCGGGGACTACCTGCTCATGTACTCCGGGCTCGCCGGTGAGGAGCAGCGCGCGGCGGCCCTGGAGCTGGCCCGCGGGCTCGACGCCCGGTGGATCGACGACGGCAACAGCCGCGCCTACCTGCTGGCCTGGCTGATGAGCGTCCAGGCCGACTGAGAGCTCGCGCAGCCGGGCCGCCGGCCCCGGTCGGGGCCGCCCTGACGGCCCGCCCGGAGTGCCCGGCATCCCCGGCTGCGCGCAGGACCTGGTCCCCTCTTCGGTGGAGACGGACCAGGATCGGGTACGACGTCACCTCATCGTCGAGGTGACGTCGTTTCGTCGTGCTATGTAGTTGAATCTTCACATCGAGAAATCAATTGGCGTAAACAAACGTCCCGGTGCCCCTATCTTTCCTGTGAGACCGATGCCTAGGGTGGCTGGACATCCGACGGTTCGAGGGTGGCCACGAGCCACCCACAGGAGGTTTGTCTTGCGGAGAACAACGATCGGGCTGCTGGGCCTGACGCTGACGGCGGCGCTCGCTGCCGGCAGCGGAGGTCTGGCCGTCGCAGGACCCAGCTCGGGAGGAACCCCCGTCACCGGCGTGGGCAAGGACGGGCCGCTGACCCAGAGCGGCAAGGCGGAGAAGACCACCGACGAGCTCTCCAACCCGCTCGAGGCGCAGCGCCGCGAGCTCCAGGAGAAGGCGCTCGACCTGGTGCTGACGGGTCAGCGCGAGGTCGAGAACATCAACGGCTCGGACGTCGTCCGGGTCGGCACCAAGACGGCGTCCTACAGCCCGGCCGACCGCCGCAAGCTCGCCGCCGGCCAGAAGGTGCAGGCGCGGAAGGTGGACTCCTACGTCCAGCTGTCGCGCGAGAGCACCGACAAGATCTTCGTGGTGCTGGCGGAGTTCGGTGACCAGCGCGACCCCGCGTTCCCCGACCGCGACACCGACCCCACCACTGCGGGCCCGACCACCTGGGACGGCCCGCTGCACAACGCGATCCCCGAGCCCGACCGGGCGAAGGACAACTCGACCATCTGGCAAGCCGACTACAGCGCCGCGCACTACCGTGAGCTCTACTTCGGCGAGGGCGCCAAGACCGAGTCCCTCAAGACCTTCTACGAGAAGCAGTCCTCGGGCCGGTACTCGGTCGAGGGCGAGGTCACCGACTGGGTGAAGGTCAAGTACAACGAGGCGCGCTACGGGCGCTCCGACGACAACCCGAAGGACGCCAACGGCGACGACCCCGCGGTCTGCGCCTCGAACGTCTGCCCGAACACCTGGGACCTGCTGCGCGACGCGCTCGACCAGTGGGTCGTCGACCAGAAGGCGAAGGGCCGCACGGCCGCCCAGATCAAGGCCGACGTCACCGCTTTCGACCAGCAGGACCGCTACGACTTCGACGGCGACGGCAACTTCAACGAGCCGGACGGCTACATCGACCACTTCCAGATCGTGCACTCCGGCGGCGACCAGGCCGACGGCGACCCGATCCAGGGCGAGGACGGCATCTGGTCGCACCGCTGGCGTGCCTACCAGGGCGGCGAGGAGGGCAACGGCCCGGCCAACTTCCCGATCGGCGGCACCGAGATCGGTGACACCGGCATCTGGGTGGCCGACTACACCATCCAGCCGGAGAACGGCAGCCTGTCGGTCTTCGCGCACGAGTACGGCCACGACCTGGGCCTGCCCGACCACTACGACACGGCGACCAGCGGGGACAACCCCGTCAGCTGGTGGACGCTGATGGCGCAGAGCCGGGTCAAGGCCAAGAACGACGTCGGCATCGGCACCCGCGCTGCCGATCTCGGGGTCTGGGACAAGCTGCAGCTCGGCTGGCTCGACTACGAGACCGCCGTGGCCGGTCAGAAGAAGACCTTCCAGCTCGGGCCGCACGAGTACAACAGCAAGAAGGCCCAGGCGCTGGCCGTCGTCCTCCCGAAGAAGGAGGTCGTCACCGCCCTGCCCACCCCCGCCACCGGGACCCAGCAGTGGTGGAGCGGTACCGGTGACGACATCACCAGCACGCTGACCCGTTCGGCCACCCTGGCGGCCGGCACGTCGACGCTCAGCCTGAAGGCGGCCTACGACATCGAGGCCGACTACGACTACGCCTTCGTCGAGGTCAACAGCGGCTCCGGCTGGACGGCCCTGCCGAGCAGCATCACCGACCCCGCCGCCGGCAACGGCATCGCGGGGGCGACGACGGGCTACGTCCCGGCCAGCTTCGACCTGTCGGCGTACGCCGGCCAGACGGTCCAGCTGCGGCTGCGCTACACCACCGACACGGCCCAGCAGGGCAACCCGGGCAACCCCGCCGCCGACGGCCTCTTCGTCGACGACGTCACCCTCACCAGCGGCGGCACCGCGGTGTTCACCGACGGTGCGGAGACCGGCACCGGCGGCTGGACGGCGGCCGGCTTCACCGCCGTCGGCGCGACCAGCACCACGCTCTACCCGCAGTACTACCTGGCGTCCAACCGGACCTACCAGTCCTACGACCAGTACCTGGAGCACGGTCCCTACAACTTCGGCTTCGGCGCCTCGGCGCCGGACCGGGCCGAGTTCTTCCCCTACCAGACCGGCCTGCTGGTCAACTACTGGGACACCTCGTACAGCGACAACAACACCAGCGCGCACCCCGGCAACGGGCTGGTCCTGCCGATCGACGCGCACCCGACGCCGATCTACAACCTCACCGGGCAGCCGTGGCGGGGTCGGATCCAGACCTACGACGCCCCGTTCTCGCTGGAGCGGGCCGACTCGTTCACCTTGCACGTGGACGGCCAGGCCAACTACATCCGGGGCGCCAAGGCCCAGCCGCTGTTCGACGACACGCGCAGCTACTGGGACGCCACCCTGCCGCGGGTCGGGGTCAAGACCCCCGGCACCGGCGTGACGCTCAAGGTGACCAAGCAGAAGGGCACCTCGATGACGGTCAAGCTGGGCACGAGCAAGAAGGTCTCCGCCGCCGCCACGTTGGCCAGCGCGCGTGGCCACTGACCCCTGACGGTCGACCGTTGACCGCCTGAAAACGGAGGGCGCCACCGCACCGCGGTGGCGCCCTCCTGGCGTCGGTGGCCCTTCGACGGGCTCAGGGAGCGGAGTGGGCTCGGGGAGCCGGGTCGGCTCGCGGAGCGGGGTCGGGGCGCGGGGTCGGGGTCGGGGTCAGCCGACGACGATCTCCACCCGCTGGAACTCCTTGACGTCGGTGTAGCCCGTGGTGGCCATCGCCTTGCGCAGCGCACCGGCGAGGTTCATCGTCCCGTCCGGCACCGTCGAGGGGCCGAGCAGGATCTGCTCGAGCGTCCCGACCGTGTCGAAGTGGGCCCGCTCTCCGCGCGGCAGGGTGGCGTGCCAGGCCTCGGGGCCCCAGTGGTAGCCCCGACCCGGCGCCTCGACGGCCTTGGCCAGCGGTGAGCCGACCATGACCGCGTCCGCCCCGCAGGCGATCGCCTTGGCGATGTCACCCGAGCGGTTGACGGAGCCGTCGGCGATGACGTGCACGTACCGGCCGCCGGACTCGTCGAGGTAGTCCCGCCGCGCGGCGGCCACGTCGGACACCGCCGAGGCCATGGGCACCGCCACCCCGAGCACGGAGCGCGTGGTGGACGCCGCTCCCCCGCCGAACCCGACGAGGACCCCCGCGGCGCCGGTGCGCATCAGGTGCAGGGCCGCCTGGTAGGTGGCGCAGCCGCCGACGATGACGGGCACGTCGAGCTCGTAGATGAACTGCTTGAGGTTCAGCGGCTCGCTGGCCGAGGAGACGTGCTCGGCGGACACCGTGGTACCGCGGATGACGAAGAAGTCGACCCCGGAGTCCACGACCGCGCGGGCGTAGGCCTGGGTGTTCTGCGGCGACAACGCGCCCGCCGCCGGCACCCCGGCGGCCCGGATCTCGGCCACCCGGGCGCCGATCAGCTCGTCCTTGATCGGCTCCGCGTACAGCTCCTGCATCCGCCGGGTGGCCTGCATCGGGTCGGCGATCGAGGCGATCTCCTCCAGGCACGGCTCGGGGTCCTCGTAGCGGGTCCACAGGCCCTCGAGGTTCAGCACGCCGAGGCCGCCCAGCCGGCCGACCGCGATCGCCGTCGCCGGCGACATCACCGAGTCCATCGGCGCGGCGATCAGCGGGAAGGCGAAGGTCTGGGCGTCGATCCGCCAGGTCATCGACACCTCCTCCTCGCCGCGGGTGCGCCGCGACGGGACGATCGTGATGTCGTCGAACGCGAACGCCTGCTGCGCGCGCTTGCTCAGGCCGATCTCGAACATGTGGGAGCCTTCCCCGTGCTGGGTCTGCGGTGGCCGTGCGGAGGGTTGGGTGGGGTCGGGTCTAGCCGGCGTAGTTGGGCGCCTCGACGGTCATCTGGATGTCGTGCGGGTGCGACTCGCGCAGCCCGGCCGAGGTGATCCGGACGAACGACCCGCGCTCCTGGAGCTCGGGGATCGTGGCCGCCCCGGTGTAGAACATCGACTGCCGCAGCCCGCCCACCAGCTGGTAGGCGACGGCGGCGAGCGGACCGCGGTAGGGCACCTGGCCCTCGATCCCCTCGGCGATCAGCTGGGAGTCGGTGGTCACGTCGCCCTGGAAGTAGCGGTCCTTGGAGTAGGAGGCGCTGCGGCCGCGGGACGCCATGGCCCCCATCGAGCCCATCCCGCGGTAGCTCTTGAACTGCTTGCCGTTGAGGAACATCAGCTCCCCCGGGCTCTCGTCGCAGCCCGCGAGCAGCG
The window above is part of the Friedmanniella luteola genome. Proteins encoded here:
- a CDS encoding glycosyltransferase family 2 protein, translated to MARPAHDYRRVDQHVPVTRRAETANPYPPVLILITLLATLGIIRYAAFLLAPGNRGDLLPYLLVLAAELILVVHALLSGWTILTGTKGPRDFPFYEAKSGLFDGRAIKAGGLRNSPHLWPIVMDGREITVDVFIPVYGEDPAIIRRTAEAAVALKGRHRTWILDDGRSDEVKDLAGELGCHYVRRLSGGGAKAGNINHALAIAKGEFFCVFDADFVPKPNFLVETVPFFVDDNVAFVQTPQVYGNLGSLISRGAGYMQTVFYKFVQTGRNHFNAAFCVGTNVIYRRAAVDDIGGIYTDSKSEDVWTSLMLHERGWRTIYIPTELAVGDAPETIEAYTKQQLRWATGGFEIMLTHNPLSPRRKLSMDQRLMYLVTATHYLTGIAPGLLLLVPPLEIFFDLRPVNLDITITTWLLYYAGFYLMQILLAFYTLGSFRWEVLMLAAVSFPIYLQALFNAFVGKEQKWHVTGSKTKPESPFNFIIPQVLTFVFLALTSVVAIWRDTDNSQLTLATAWNVTNTAILAVFMVVAFRESWRNNHPAPVAATGPAPGWDLVEAPPTEVRQPEPALHGAPALATSPTPRRELSDAHTQKEVVA
- a CDS encoding HlyD family efflux transporter periplasmic adaptor subunit — encoded protein: MTWTNRFRLLGGLLGVIALVAVLTIVFNQRQTQAQSQTATINTDAYDVGAGYGGTVTKQYVEENDSVAVGDKLFTMQSPAMQQDVANKVKVKDTEAYDVNTKKGTVTYKATVAGQVDQLGAKLGTTLTGGQSFARITVTGSQYVEAQFLLTPRDYERVQTGAPVSILLPNNQKIAGSVSTIKVATDQGNAAAKIRVDSPELENAALSTLTRSGTPVIATVRLRDDGPLAGTSDAVFGFLRQIGLQ
- a CDS encoding glycosyl hydrolase: MRRPPHRAAAPDTAAPGGPAAGLRHAALALTVALAVAVGGSACTPGTPDGTDPPTPSTDASSTPVFPRTEVAPLVDAVTHRTVKPLATKRLAGGLVPPTNRWFSGLVFGEQPQPVFPLPLSFGLTGKGFAFGQPTVTTTAKNIAGGFKPDVDVDLGAASTVVSGYDALTVTLASTDTGGKVLGHTTIAEGSPFVTYTAAEAGTLTSALPFTAEGDHFTATAGGVGYGLVVHDGSVENGTVALEQDGTATFFVVPADGSAAALAALAADPVTGGSLGYAVDGDEVSTSLTYTTGGRTAFAAMPHQQATLDPALACDLGTYPSIYGTLKVCSGTTLAWTVPRSPATGELDLGALDADERTELATQVEADVEATPAFPADTYFGGKALYRAAMLYRLARQLGEEDAAARIKTRLTDTLAQWTDPQGCATRTSFCFVYDEQAHGLVGLTPSFGSDEFNDHHFHYGYFLYAAGVLAQDDSELATRYAPVMDLLAADLASSAGNGAFPDQRVFDAYASHSWASGTSPFADGNNQESSSEAVTAWTGLALWARASGNAGLATEADWLLSSEAHSGLAYWTNVDRGQPVYDGFDHQVVSLNWGGKRDYGTWFSAEPAAMLGILVIPMSPASTYLAGDPAQIEANVAEATSGTFDQKFGDYLLMYSGLAGEEQRAAALELARGLDARWIDDGNSRAYLLAWLMSVQAD
- a CDS encoding immune inhibitor A domain-containing protein, producing MRRTTIGLLGLTLTAALAAGSGGLAVAGPSSGGTPVTGVGKDGPLTQSGKAEKTTDELSNPLEAQRRELQEKALDLVLTGQREVENINGSDVVRVGTKTASYSPADRRKLAAGQKVQARKVDSYVQLSRESTDKIFVVLAEFGDQRDPAFPDRDTDPTTAGPTTWDGPLHNAIPEPDRAKDNSTIWQADYSAAHYRELYFGEGAKTESLKTFYEKQSSGRYSVEGEVTDWVKVKYNEARYGRSDDNPKDANGDDPAVCASNVCPNTWDLLRDALDQWVVDQKAKGRTAAQIKADVTAFDQQDRYDFDGDGNFNEPDGYIDHFQIVHSGGDQADGDPIQGEDGIWSHRWRAYQGGEEGNGPANFPIGGTEIGDTGIWVADYTIQPENGSLSVFAHEYGHDLGLPDHYDTATSGDNPVSWWTLMAQSRVKAKNDVGIGTRAADLGVWDKLQLGWLDYETAVAGQKKTFQLGPHEYNSKKAQALAVVLPKKEVVTALPTPATGTQQWWSGTGDDITSTLTRSATLAAGTSTLSLKAAYDIEADYDYAFVEVNSGSGWTALPSSITDPAAGNGIAGATTGYVPASFDLSAYAGQTVQLRLRYTTDTAQQGNPGNPAADGLFVDDVTLTSGGTAVFTDGAETGTGGWTAAGFTAVGATSTTLYPQYYLASNRTYQSYDQYLEHGPYNFGFGASAPDRAEFFPYQTGLLVNYWDTSYSDNNTSAHPGNGLVLPIDAHPTPIYNLTGQPWRGRIQTYDAPFSLERADSFTLHVDGQANYIRGAKAQPLFDDTRSYWDATLPRVGVKTPGTGVTLKVTKQKGTSMTVKLGTSKKVSAAATLASARGH
- a CDS encoding GuaB3 family IMP dehydrogenase-related protein translates to MFEIGLSKRAQQAFAFDDITIVPSRRTRGEEEVSMTWRIDAQTFAFPLIAAPMDSVMSPATAIAVGRLGGLGVLNLEGLWTRYEDPEPCLEEIASIADPMQATRRMQELYAEPIKDELIGARVAEIRAAGVPAAGALSPQNTQAYARAVVDSGVDFFVIRGTTVSAEHVSSASEPLNLKQFIYELDVPVIVGGCATYQAALHLMRTGAAGVLVGFGGGAASTTRSVLGVAVPMASAVSDVAAARRDYLDESGGRYVHVIADGSVNRSGDIAKAIACGADAVMVGSPLAKAVEAPGRGYHWGPEAWHATLPRGERAHFDTVGTLEQILLGPSTVPDGTMNLAGALRKAMATTGYTDVKEFQRVEIVVG